One genomic window of Acidovorax radicis includes the following:
- a CDS encoding ABC transporter ATP-binding protein, whose product MFLEVSQLEVRYPGRAQAAVQGVTLNLNAGDIGVLIGPSGCGKTTLLRAVAGLEPVSGGQIRLTGQVVSSATVNVAPEHRRIGMVFQDYALFPHLSVGRNVAFGIHQLPRAEQAERVAEVLHLVGLEGSENRFPHELSGGQQQRVALARALAPRPQLLLLDEPFSNLDVDLRERLAHEVRGILKAAGATALFVTHDQLEAFAIGDVIGVMHEGQLHQWDDAYTLYHRPATRFVADFIGHGVFAPATLVQRGNNVVAQTPLGELTDLDECPIPSSYPAGECDVLLRADDVVHDDHAPVQAQILRKSFRGSEFLYTLRLADGHTLLAHVPSHHDHALGEWIGIRAQVDHVVTFPRT is encoded by the coding sequence ATGTTTCTAGAGGTCTCCCAACTCGAAGTGCGCTACCCCGGTCGCGCACAGGCCGCCGTACAAGGCGTCACGCTGAACCTGAATGCGGGCGACATCGGGGTGCTGATCGGGCCCTCGGGCTGCGGCAAAACCACATTGCTGCGTGCCGTGGCGGGGCTTGAGCCTGTCTCGGGGGGGCAGATCCGCCTGACGGGGCAGGTGGTGAGCAGCGCCACCGTCAACGTCGCACCAGAGCATCGGCGCATTGGCATGGTGTTTCAGGACTATGCGCTGTTCCCGCACCTGTCGGTCGGGCGCAACGTCGCGTTTGGCATCCACCAGTTGCCACGCGCCGAGCAGGCCGAACGGGTGGCCGAGGTGCTGCACCTGGTGGGGCTGGAAGGCAGCGAAAACCGCTTTCCACACGAACTCTCTGGCGGACAGCAGCAGCGTGTGGCCCTGGCCCGGGCGCTGGCGCCGCGCCCACAGCTCTTGCTGCTGGACGAGCCCTTTTCCAACCTCGACGTGGACCTGCGCGAGCGCTTGGCCCATGAGGTGCGCGGCATCCTCAAGGCGGCAGGCGCCACGGCGCTTTTCGTGACCCATGACCAGCTGGAGGCCTTTGCGATTGGTGACGTGATTGGTGTCATGCACGAAGGCCAACTGCACCAATGGGACGATGCCTACACGCTCTACCACCGGCCTGCCACCCGGTTTGTGGCCGACTTCATCGGGCACGGCGTGTTCGCCCCTGCCACGCTGGTCCAGCGCGGCAACAACGTGGTGGCACAGACCCCGCTGGGCGAACTGACCGATCTGGACGAATGCCCCATTCCCAGCAGCTACCCCGCAGGCGAATGCGATGTGCTGCTGCGCGCGGACGACGTGGTGCATGACGACCATGCGCCAGTGCAGGCGCAGATCCTGCGCAAATCATTCCGGGGATCGGAATTCCTGTACACGCTGCGCCTGGCCGACGGCCACACCCTGCTGGCCCATGTGCCCAGCCACCACGACCACGCGCTGGGCGAGTGGATCGGCATCCGCGCCCAGGTGGACCATGTGGTGACGTTCCCACGAACCTGA
- a CDS encoding ABC transporter permease — translation MRRTPFAFRSIPLILFAGFLALPVLAVLASWLPLPLSGPGDAQAGPILREMAATILPGYVWTTLWLGLLVALGAALVGTGAAATVTLFDFPGRRTFEWLLLLPLAMPAYVTAYAYTDFLQFSGPLQVGLRNTFGLEGRLLPEVRSLGGAVWVFIFSLYPYVYLLARTALGERAAHLMEAARLLGAPLSRRIRAVALPLARPAVAAGVALVLMETLADFGVASYFGIQTFTTGIYKAWLSMDNRLAAAQLATMLLVVVMALLHMEQRAQKRMRFAVSGGRAGSSEAQPLVLVGAHRWMAWTVCTVPVIMGFVAPVVFMLRPLAADWSVLPWARFLDWAWNSVRLGGITAGFAVAIALALAFAVRRRPDRITRGVVQLASVGYAVPGAVIVVGLLLPVGWLQAAVPQWGVGALVTSTALGIVWAYLVRFCAVALQSMQSGYARIPLSLDASARMLGAGPVGLMARVHWPLLKRSTAAAALLVFVDVMKELPATMVLRPFNSDTLAVVAYQLARDERLGEAALPSLALVAVGLVPVILLSRTLRSRQ, via the coding sequence TTGCGCCGCACACCCTTTGCTTTTCGCTCCATCCCCCTGATCCTGTTCGCGGGTTTTCTGGCGCTGCCTGTGCTGGCCGTGCTGGCGTCGTGGCTGCCGCTGCCACTTTCGGGGCCCGGCGATGCCCAGGCAGGCCCCATCCTGCGCGAGATGGCGGCCACCATCTTGCCCGGGTATGTGTGGACGACGCTCTGGCTGGGCCTCTTGGTGGCGCTGGGCGCCGCCCTTGTGGGCACCGGCGCTGCGGCCACCGTGACGCTGTTCGATTTTCCGGGCCGCCGCACCTTTGAATGGCTGCTGTTGTTGCCGCTGGCCATGCCCGCCTATGTCACGGCCTACGCATACACCGACTTTTTGCAGTTCAGCGGCCCGCTGCAGGTGGGCTTGCGCAACACCTTTGGCCTGGAAGGCCGCCTGCTGCCCGAGGTGCGCAGCCTGGGCGGGGCCGTGTGGGTGTTCATCTTTTCGCTCTACCCCTATGTGTACCTGCTGGCTCGCACGGCGCTGGGCGAACGTGCGGCCCACCTCATGGAGGCCGCGCGCCTGCTGGGTGCGCCGCTGTCGCGTCGCATCCGCGCCGTGGCGTTGCCCCTGGCGCGCCCGGCCGTGGCCGCTGGTGTGGCGCTGGTATTGATGGAGACCCTGGCCGACTTTGGCGTGGCCAGCTATTTCGGCATCCAGACCTTCACCACCGGCATCTACAAGGCCTGGCTGTCGATGGACAACCGCCTGGCGGCCGCGCAACTGGCCACGATGCTGCTGGTGGTGGTGATGGCGCTGTTGCACATGGAGCAGCGCGCCCAGAAGCGCATGCGTTTTGCGGTCAGTGGCGGGCGCGCGGGGTCGTCCGAGGCGCAGCCGCTTGTGCTCGTGGGCGCACACCGGTGGATGGCGTGGACCGTTTGCACCGTGCCGGTGATCATGGGTTTTGTGGCCCCGGTGGTTTTCATGCTGCGGCCCCTGGCGGCCGACTGGTCGGTGCTGCCCTGGGCGCGTTTTCTGGACTGGGCCTGGAACAGCGTGCGCCTGGGTGGCATCACGGCGGGGTTCGCCGTGGCGATTGCGCTGGCGCTGGCGTTTGCGGTGCGGCGCCGACCTGACCGCATCACCCGTGGTGTGGTGCAACTGGCCAGTGTGGGCTATGCCGTGCCCGGTGCCGTCATCGTGGTGGGCTTGCTGCTGCCCGTGGGCTGGCTGCAGGCGGCGGTGCCGCAGTGGGGTGTGGGCGCGCTGGTGACGTCCACGGCATTGGGCATTGTGTGGGCCTATCTGGTGCGGTTTTGTGCGGTGGCGCTGCAGTCCATGCAAAGCGGTTATGCACGTATCCCGCTGAGCCTGGATGCCTCGGCGCGCATGCTAGGCGCTGGCCCCGTGGGCCTCATGGCGCGTGTGCACTGGCCACTGCTCAAGCGGTCCACCGCAGCGGCTGCGCTGCTGGTGTTTGTGGACGTGATGAAAGAGCTGCCCGCCACCATGGTGCTGCGCCCCTTCAACAGTGACACCCTGGCCGTGGTGGCCTACCAGCTCGCGCGCGACGAGCGTCTGGGCGAGGCGGCGCTGCCGTCTCTGGCACTGGTGGCTGTGGGGCTGGTGCCGGTGATATTGCTGAGCCGCACACTGCGCAGCCGGCAGTAG
- a CDS encoding ATP-binding protein, with translation MTPSPSPPGTTPVGSHPDPAAPPSPPKRLSSQPLRTMVVLGTALVLLLAWATMAFVLNVSWRDAMNAQIRQTSNLALSLGEQTIRVMATVDQATIRMRDAVQANDFDKADFTRFANETGLAPQILTQLSLVGPDGRFVGSNIDPTGEKTGPINLSEREHVQVHLAPKALEAARLQTTPSGLFIGKPVVGKVSGKATIQLSRSIPGASGGIAGLVVASVNPGYFEDVYRGVQLGNTGVVTLIGNDRAVRARVMGGKSVGMGDVVAQAANNNAEELGRNGHYVRASGLDNIERIYAYSRVGDYPLLVVVATSTGEALREWHASRNVALFTIGLFSAALVGAAVIFLRSVRKLESTNAALHISEAQAHSASKAKSEFLAAVSHELRTPLTSIRGFAELMELRLDQPRYKEQASLIRKAADHLNALLTEILDLAKVEAGAMPHTPTEQQVAETVHSTADFFAITAANNNLHLDVRIAPAVPPTLLCDGLRLKQVLNNLLSNAMKFTDTGSVAIEVDTAGDTVRFHVVDTGPGIPEHLHETIFEKFRQGNDQVSAQHGGTGLGLALSRALAALMGGTLTLVSIEGQGARFTLTLPRPPVTPPPVDRPATGL, from the coding sequence ATGACGCCCTCCCCATCGCCCCCCGGCACCACCCCAGTGGGTTCCCACCCAGACCCAGCAGCCCCGCCGTCGCCGCCGAAACGGCTGTCCAGCCAGCCTTTGCGCACGATGGTGGTGTTGGGCACCGCCCTGGTGCTGCTGCTGGCATGGGCAACGATGGCCTTCGTGCTCAACGTGTCGTGGCGGGACGCGATGAATGCGCAGATCCGCCAGACCAGCAACCTGGCACTGAGCCTGGGCGAGCAGACCATCCGCGTGATGGCCACCGTGGACCAGGCCACGATCCGCATGCGCGACGCGGTGCAGGCGAATGACTTTGACAAGGCCGACTTCACACGGTTTGCCAATGAAACCGGGCTGGCCCCACAGATCCTGACGCAGCTCTCGCTGGTGGGGCCAGATGGGCGGTTTGTGGGCAGCAATATCGACCCCACAGGCGAGAAAACCGGCCCTATCAATCTGTCGGAGCGCGAGCATGTGCAGGTACATCTCGCCCCAAAGGCCTTGGAGGCCGCGCGCCTGCAGACAACCCCTAGCGGGCTATTCATCGGCAAACCGGTGGTGGGCAAGGTGTCGGGCAAGGCCACCATTCAGCTGTCGCGCAGCATTCCAGGGGCCAGCGGCGGCATCGCTGGCCTGGTGGTGGCCTCGGTCAACCCAGGCTACTTCGAGGACGTGTACCGGGGCGTGCAGTTGGGCAACACCGGGGTGGTGACCCTGATCGGCAACGACCGCGCAGTGCGCGCGCGCGTTATGGGGGGCAAAAGCGTGGGCATGGGCGACGTGGTGGCCCAAGCCGCGAACAACAACGCCGAAGAACTGGGCCGCAACGGCCACTACGTGCGCGCCAGTGGGCTGGACAACATTGAACGTATCTACGCCTACAGCCGCGTGGGTGACTACCCGCTGCTCGTCGTCGTGGCCACCAGCACCGGCGAAGCCTTGCGGGAGTGGCACGCCAGTCGCAATGTGGCGCTGTTCACCATAGGGCTGTTCAGCGCAGCACTGGTGGGGGCGGCCGTCATCTTCCTGCGCAGTGTGCGCAAACTCGAAAGCACCAACGCCGCACTGCACATCAGCGAGGCCCAGGCGCACTCCGCCAGCAAGGCCAAGAGCGAGTTTCTGGCGGCCGTCTCACATGAGCTGCGCACACCGCTCACCAGCATCCGGGGGTTTGCCGAGTTGATGGAACTGCGGCTGGACCAACCCCGCTACAAAGAGCAGGCCAGCCTGATCCGCAAGGCGGCCGACCACCTCAACGCCCTGCTTACCGAGATTCTGGATCTGGCCAAGGTGGAGGCAGGAGCCATGCCGCACACGCCCACCGAGCAGCAGGTGGCCGAGACCGTGCACTCCACGGCCGATTTCTTTGCGATCACGGCCGCCAACAACAACCTGCACCTCGACGTGCGCATCGCCCCCGCCGTGCCGCCCACCCTGTTGTGCGACGGACTGCGGCTCAAGCAGGTGCTCAACAACCTGCTCTCCAACGCCATGAAATTCACGGACACGGGCTCGGTCGCCATCGAGGTGGACACCGCTGGCGATACCGTGCGCTTTCACGTGGTGGACACCGGCCCCGGAATCCCAGAGCACCTGCATGAAACGATCTTCGAAAAATTCCGCCAGGGCAATGACCAGGTGAGCGCCCAACATGGTGGCACCGGCCTGGGGCTGGCGCTGTCCCGGGCACTGGCGGCACTGATGGGCGGCACGCTGACGCTTGTCTCCATCGAGGGCCAAGGGGCGCGATTCACGCTGACGCTGCCGCGCCCCCCTGTCACCCCACCTCCGGTTGACAGGCCCGCTACGGGCCTGTGA
- a CDS encoding PepSY-associated TM helix domain-containing protein, whose amino-acid sequence MLHAKRWLFLIHRWVGVLLCAFFAMWFLSGMVMMYVGYPKLTQAERLAHLPPLHSATPGPERLLEPAQALQRAGISGPLSDLRLAMASGGRAVYLVAPATQGRAAAPRARKLPATTVIDATTGAVLQRVDTQHAVASASAFAQGAQTAIQHLGTVDEDAFTHSRALDVHRPLHRLHLGDPAGTIVYISGKTGEVVRDATLKERAWNYAGAWIHWLYPFRGNVFNDYWTEIVNWLSIAGIVLTVTGTVVGVMRWRFAGHYKTGSRTPYRSFMMRWHHVFGLVFALITFTWIFSGLMSMNPWKIFDSGAAPLRTEAMNGGPLVLPAQAASVQALLSAAPPDTRELRWVRAVGHTVVLALSPTGAPVLLGATTAQPHTFAPGAVQQAAALLLPYPVAHTDMLRNYDLYFYDRAPHTMTGAGDKPLPVLRVVFDDPDATWVHVDPHTGAVLGRTDSHRRTSRWLFALLHSWDWLPLLERRPLWDSVLILLSLGGTVMSVTGVVIGWRRLGIKLRQPRPAVGR is encoded by the coding sequence ATGCTGCACGCCAAGCGCTGGCTTTTTCTCATCCACCGCTGGGTGGGCGTGCTGCTGTGCGCCTTCTTTGCCATGTGGTTTCTCTCGGGCATGGTGATGATGTATGTGGGCTACCCCAAGCTCACGCAGGCCGAACGCCTGGCCCACCTGCCGCCGCTGCACTCCGCCACACCAGGGCCTGAACGCCTCCTGGAGCCCGCGCAGGCGCTGCAGCGCGCGGGCATCAGCGGCCCCTTGTCGGACCTGCGCCTGGCCATGGCCAGCGGGGGCCGCGCCGTGTACCTGGTAGCACCCGCAACCCAGGGCCGCGCAGCCGCCCCACGCGCGCGCAAGCTGCCCGCAACCACCGTCATCGACGCGACCACGGGTGCCGTGCTGCAACGTGTGGATACGCAGCATGCCGTTGCCTCCGCGAGCGCCTTTGCGCAGGGCGCGCAGACTGCCATTCAGCACCTGGGCACGGTGGACGAGGACGCCTTCACCCACTCCCGCGCGCTTGATGTGCACCGCCCGCTGCACCGGTTGCACCTGGGCGACCCGGCGGGCACCATCGTCTACATATCAGGCAAGACGGGCGAAGTGGTGCGCGACGCCACCCTGAAGGAGCGCGCGTGGAACTACGCTGGCGCCTGGATCCACTGGCTGTACCCGTTTCGGGGCAATGTGTTCAACGACTACTGGACTGAGATCGTCAACTGGCTGTCCATCGCGGGCATCGTGTTGACCGTGACCGGCACGGTGGTCGGTGTGATGCGCTGGCGCTTTGCGGGCCATTACAAAACCGGATCACGCACGCCGTACCGCAGTTTCATGATGCGCTGGCACCATGTGTTCGGCCTGGTGTTCGCGCTCATCACATTCACCTGGATCTTCAGCGGGCTCATGTCGATGAACCCCTGGAAGATATTCGACAGCGGCGCAGCGCCGCTGCGCACCGAGGCCATGAACGGCGGCCCGTTGGTGTTGCCCGCCCAGGCAGCCTCGGTGCAGGCACTGCTGTCTGCCGCCCCACCCGACACACGCGAGCTGCGCTGGGTACGCGCCGTGGGCCACACCGTGGTGTTGGCACTCAGCCCCACAGGGGCCCCGGTGCTGCTGGGCGCCACCACGGCACAGCCCCATACGTTTGCGCCCGGCGCTGTCCAGCAGGCCGCCGCGCTGCTGCTGCCCTACCCCGTGGCCCACACCGACATGCTGCGGAACTACGACCTGTATTTCTATGACCGTGCGCCCCACACCATGACCGGCGCCGGCGACAAACCGCTGCCGGTGTTGCGCGTGGTGTTTGATGATCCCGACGCCACCTGGGTCCACGTCGACCCCCACACGGGCGCTGTTCTGGGCCGCACCGACAGCCACCGCCGCACCAGCCGCTGGCTGTTTGCCCTGCTGCACAGCTGGGACTGGCTGCCCCTGCTGGAGCGCCGCCCGCTGTGGGACAGCGTGCTCATCTTGCTGAGCCTGGGCGGCACGGTGATGAGCGTCACAGGGGTGGTAATTGGCTGGCGCCGATTGGGCATCAAGCTGCGCCAGCCACGGCCCGCTGTGGGGCGGTAG
- a CDS encoding TonB-dependent receptor, whose product MSRISFLRIAAPLACAPASHAAVFPLSTLCASVLATLALAPLPGRAQNAAAPTLQTVDVVDAAPASNGKLNLDTPTETGSRLGLTARETPASVTVVDRATIDARGAQDTQEVLRSIPGVTAHNAPGSMAASYRGFTSSSVAQLYNGVNPQYGSATRAVDSWIYDRVEAIGGASSFLFGAGGVGGSINYLTKTAERSDFAEGQVRLGSYRLKEVSVGLNRRIAGSDHSAAPAHFARIDINHKDAGSWTEGTKTQATQLATSLLSDLGSGFTHTLAYEYQKDHVDRPYWGTPVLQPADGALHIDPATRFKNYNSADGMYEHRVQWLRSVSQWRVSDALQLKNTLYAYDALRDYRNVEIYTFNATNTAVTRSSPYLQRHDQELVGNRLEGTYQGRLAGKKSDWAFGVDVSVNRQTRYPQSVSTTVSTVNPYQFNTENFFDIPGISPGYNPDKDNKISTTALYLENRTLVAPAVNLVTALRHERIGLDLVNRRAVTASSPATFSRSYHPTTGRLAVVWDIAPGANLYAQASNAADPPSGSLASASFSDVRNNSELTTGRQTEIGSKFDFWGGKGSATVSVFQIHRKNIASQDLNNPNLTVLVGEQSSKGIELSAGVRPDAQWQVQGNLSHTRARYENFVQGGLSRAGKVPTLVPQTVANLWVSYAITPAITASAGVRHVGKVYGDTANTQYWPSYTLLDLGLAWKITKGTTLTGRLRNATDRIYAAEARSQVYLGAPRTFDVTLYTAF is encoded by the coding sequence ATGTCCCGTATTTCTTTTCTCCGCATCGCGGCCCCCTTGGCGTGCGCGCCTGCGTCACACGCTGCGGTGTTCCCGCTCTCGACGTTGTGCGCCAGCGTGCTGGCCACGCTGGCGCTGGCGCCCCTGCCAGGCCGCGCACAAAACGCGGCGGCGCCCACACTCCAAACCGTGGACGTGGTGGACGCTGCGCCCGCCAGCAACGGCAAACTCAACCTGGACACACCCACTGAAACCGGCAGCCGCCTGGGGCTGACCGCCCGCGAAACCCCCGCCTCGGTCACGGTCGTCGACCGCGCCACCATCGACGCCCGCGGTGCGCAAGACACGCAGGAAGTCTTGCGCTCCATCCCCGGCGTGACCGCCCACAACGCCCCCGGTTCCATGGCGGCCAGCTACCGGGGGTTTACCTCGAGCTCCGTCGCGCAGCTCTACAACGGCGTCAACCCGCAATACGGCAGCGCCACCCGCGCGGTGGACAGCTGGATCTACGACCGCGTCGAGGCCATTGGCGGGGCATCGAGCTTTCTTTTTGGCGCAGGCGGCGTGGGCGGATCGATCAACTACCTCACCAAAACTGCCGAGCGCAGCGACTTTGCCGAAGGCCAGGTGCGGCTGGGTTCGTACCGGCTCAAAGAGGTCTCCGTCGGCCTGAACCGCCGCATCGCGGGCAGCGACCACAGCGCTGCCCCCGCGCACTTTGCACGCATCGACATCAACCACAAGGACGCGGGCAGCTGGACCGAGGGCACCAAGACACAGGCCACGCAGTTGGCCACGTCGCTGCTGTCGGACCTGGGGAGCGGTTTCACCCACACCCTGGCCTATGAATACCAGAAGGACCACGTGGACCGGCCCTACTGGGGCACGCCGGTGCTGCAGCCTGCTGACGGCGCACTGCACATTGACCCGGCGACTCGATTCAAGAACTACAACAGCGCAGATGGCATGTACGAGCACCGCGTGCAGTGGCTGCGTTCGGTGTCGCAATGGCGTGTGTCGGATGCGCTGCAGCTCAAGAACACACTGTATGCCTATGACGCGCTGCGCGACTATCGCAACGTGGAGATCTACACCTTCAACGCCACCAACACGGCCGTCACACGCTCGTCGCCCTATCTGCAGCGGCACGACCAGGAGCTGGTGGGTAACCGGCTGGAAGGCACCTACCAGGGGCGGCTGGCCGGCAAAAAAAGCGACTGGGCCTTTGGTGTGGATGTGAGTGTCAACCGGCAAACCCGCTACCCGCAATCGGTGTCCACGACGGTGAGCACCGTCAACCCCTACCAGTTCAACACCGAGAATTTCTTCGACATTCCGGGTATCAGCCCAGGGTACAACCCTGACAAGGACAACAAGATCAGCACCACCGCGCTGTATCTGGAAAACCGCACGTTGGTGGCCCCGGCGGTCAACCTGGTGACGGCCTTGCGCCATGAACGCATCGGGTTGGACCTGGTCAACCGCCGCGCCGTCACGGCCAGCAGCCCCGCTACCTTCAGCCGCAGCTACCACCCCACCACCGGCCGCCTTGCAGTGGTGTGGGACATCGCCCCCGGCGCCAATCTGTATGCGCAGGCCTCGAACGCGGCAGACCCACCATCGGGCTCGCTGGCGTCGGCATCGTTCAGCGACGTGCGCAACAACAGCGAACTGACCACAGGCCGACAGACCGAGATTGGCAGCAAGTTCGACTTCTGGGGCGGCAAGGGCAGCGCCACGGTCTCGGTCTTCCAGATCCACCGCAAGAACATCGCATCACAAGACCTCAATAACCCCAACCTGACGGTCCTTGTGGGAGAGCAATCGTCCAAGGGCATCGAGCTGTCGGCGGGCGTGCGCCCCGACGCGCAGTGGCAGGTGCAAGGCAACCTCTCGCACACCCGTGCGCGGTATGAGAACTTCGTGCAGGGCGGCCTCTCGCGCGCGGGCAAGGTGCCTACGCTGGTGCCCCAAACCGTGGCCAACCTGTGGGTGTCGTACGCCATCACGCCGGCCATCACGGCCAGCGCCGGGGTACGCCATGTGGGCAAGGTGTATGGCGATACCGCCAACACGCAGTACTGGCCGTCCTACACGCTGCTGGACCTGGGCCTGGCCTGGAAGATCACCAAGGGCACCACACTGACAGGCCGCCTTCGCAACGCCACCGATCGCATCTACGCGGCCGAGGCGCGTTCGCAGGTGTACCTGGGTGCGCCGCGCACGTTCGACGTCACGCTATACACCGCGTTCTGA
- a CDS encoding DUF2946 family protein, which yields MTARRTFIALRLWVLAWFMASVGLAIASPLVHPQSIEVICSGVGTIKLLVQTDDGQVEMGTMGMDCPLCSTAGAPPPALALPHILPAHPLAHALQPVEAARMAAVTAAPLPARGPPARS from the coding sequence ATGACTGCCCGTCGAACCTTCATTGCTCTGCGCCTCTGGGTGCTCGCATGGTTCATGGCGTCTGTGGGTTTGGCCATCGCCTCGCCGCTGGTGCACCCGCAGTCCATCGAGGTCATCTGCTCGGGCGTTGGCACCATCAAGCTGCTGGTGCAAACCGACGACGGGCAGGTCGAAATGGGCACGATGGGCATGGACTGCCCCTTGTGCTCCACCGCGGGGGCACCGCCCCCCGCATTGGCGCTGCCCCACATCCTTCCGGCGCACCCGCTGGCGCATGCGCTGCAACCCGTCGAGGCCGCCCGCATGGCAGCGGTCACGGCTGCGCCTTTGCCCGCGCGCGGGCCTCCCGCACGCTCTTGA
- a CDS encoding aldehyde dehydrogenase family protein, protein MHANLIGGAWTDGVRTYHNTNPSDTRDVIGDYAVASREQALDAVAAAQAAFPTWSLSTPQQRFDVLDAVGNEIIARKAELGDLLAREEGKTLPEAIGEVGRAAAIFKFFAGEALRPGGEVMPSVRPGIGVEITREPLGIIGIITPWNFPIAIPAWKIAPALAYGNCVVFKPAEVVPGSAWALADILHRAGLPAGVFNLVMGRGSDVGQVLLDDERIAGVSFTGSVGTGQRVAAACVPRGAKIQLEMGGKNPFVVLDDADLNVAVGAAINSGFFSTGQRCTASSRLIVTEGIHDRFVAAMVEKMKTLKVDDARKAGTDIGPVVDDRQLAQDLEYIGIGKQEGATLAYGGEALATNADGAPGYYMRPALFTDTNAQMRINREEIFGPVVSVLRVKDYDEALAMANDTQFGLASGIATTSLKHATHFKRHAQAGMVMVNLPTAGVDYHVPFGGRKRSSYGSREQGRYAAEFYTTVKTAYTQA, encoded by the coding sequence ATGCATGCAAACCTGATTGGCGGCGCCTGGACCGACGGCGTCCGCACCTACCACAACACCAACCCCTCGGACACACGTGACGTGATCGGCGACTACGCCGTGGCCAGCCGCGAGCAGGCACTGGACGCCGTGGCCGCTGCACAGGCAGCGTTTCCCACCTGGAGTCTCTCGACCCCGCAGCAGCGTTTTGACGTCCTCGATGCCGTGGGCAACGAGATCATTGCCCGCAAGGCCGAACTGGGCGACCTGCTGGCGCGCGAAGAAGGCAAGACCCTGCCCGAGGCGATTGGTGAAGTGGGCCGCGCCGCCGCCATCTTCAAGTTCTTTGCCGGTGAAGCGCTGCGCCCCGGAGGCGAGGTGATGCCTTCGGTACGCCCTGGCATCGGCGTGGAGATCACGCGCGAGCCGCTGGGCATCATTGGCATCATCACGCCATGGAACTTCCCCATTGCGATCCCTGCCTGGAAGATTGCCCCGGCGCTGGCGTACGGCAACTGCGTGGTGTTCAAGCCCGCCGAAGTGGTGCCGGGCTCTGCCTGGGCACTGGCCGACATCCTGCACCGCGCGGGCCTGCCAGCCGGCGTGTTCAACCTGGTGATGGGCCGTGGCTCTGACGTGGGCCAGGTGCTGCTCGACGACGAGCGCATTGCAGGCGTGAGTTTCACAGGCTCGGTGGGCACCGGCCAGCGCGTGGCGGCAGCCTGTGTGCCACGCGGCGCGAAGATTCAGCTCGAAATGGGTGGCAAGAACCCGTTTGTGGTGCTGGACGATGCCGACCTGAACGTCGCCGTGGGTGCTGCCATCAACAGCGGCTTCTTCTCGACCGGCCAGCGCTGCACCGCCAGCAGCCGCCTGATCGTGACCGAAGGCATTCACGACCGTTTCGTGGCCGCCATGGTCGAGAAAATGAAAACCCTGAAGGTGGATGATGCCCGCAAGGCCGGCACCGACATCGGCCCCGTAGTGGACGACCGCCAGTTGGCCCAAGACCTGGAATACATCGGCATCGGCAAGCAGGAAGGCGCCACGCTGGCCTATGGCGGCGAGGCCCTGGCCACCAACGCGGACGGCGCCCCCGGCTACTACATGCGCCCCGCGCTGTTCACCGACACCAACGCGCAGATGCGCATCAACCGCGAAGAAATCTTCGGCCCGGTGGTCAGCGTGCTGCGCGTGAAGGACTACGACGAAGCGCTGGCGATGGCCAACGACACGCAGTTTGGCCTGGCCAGCGGCATTGCCACCACCAGCCTCAAACACGCGACCCACTTCAAGCGCCACGCCCAGGCGGGCATGGTGATGGTGAACCTGCCCACTGCGGGTGTGGATTACCACGTGCCGTTCGGTGGCCGCAAGCGCTCCAGCTACGGATCGCGCGAGCAGGGGCGGTATGCGGCTGAGTTCTACACCACGGTGAAGACGGCCTATACCCAGGCTTGA